The Tenrec ecaudatus isolate mTenEca1 chromosome 8, mTenEca1.hap1, whole genome shotgun sequence DNA window tgatgccaggggcttaagtagagagcaaatgttttgagaatgatgagggaaatgaatgtacaaatgtgctttacacaattgaagtatgtatgaactgtgataagatttgtatgagcccctaatagaaagaaagacagacagacagacagacagaaagaaagaaagaaagaacgaacGAACGAACGAACGAACGAACGAAcgaacgaaagaaagaaagaaagaaagaaagaaagaaagaaagaaagaaagaaagaaagaaaactagacTCTCCCCATCTTGAGTTTAGTCCTCCTGTGCCCTGGACACCATCTCCTGCGGTCGCTCTCCTTTGGCCCAGAGAAGACCCACTCACCTGCTTCATCAGTCTCGCTACTCCCCTAGGGCCAGTGAGATCTTCTGGGGAGACCACACTCAGCCGCAGGAGGAGGAAGCCTCCGTCTCCACCTGTCCATTGAGAACAACAGGATGATGAAAAGGCAGTGGGCTCGGTTGGAGCATCCTTGCCCTGCGCGACCAGCCCCTGCTGCCTGCCGCACAGCCGTGTGCACGTGCAGACACAGGTGAGTCGGTGCTCCCAGGGGAGCTTAGGTTGACTCACTGCAAAAGGCACCACCGCTGTTTGGAGAAGTAAAAGGGGTCGTGTGCGGCGTGAgaaatggcagtggatttagaaTACACTCAGGTTCTGGGTGGACCTGTTAGGGAGGGACCCAGCCAGGAAGACTGAGCAGACAGAATTTTTTCAGCTCTAAGTTGGTGGGGGCTGAAGAGGTCTTCTAACCCACCCTTCCTGGCTGGGCAGCTCTGTGAGAAGCTTCTTCCTTTTCTTGAGCCCTAAGGCGTTTGCTTGGGGTCGTGTCTTCCTTTTAAAGGATTACTAGAGATGGTGCGGCACTTGCCTTTGCAAGGATTTACCCCATCAATAATAGCGTCCCTGGAAGAAATCCGCTGTTTGGTGTAGGGCTGTTTAGCAAAATAGAAGACTGCAAGAACTTAAATGTCTATTCACAGCGAACCAGTTTTTAAAATGGCTACTGGCTCACCAGGAGACAGTCAGACCAAGCAGCTTCTGACTAGGGACTTCTTCACTGAGAAGTATccattgtttcagaaatccagctTTACCTGCCCAAACTGAGCCCAGCCAACCCCATGAAGTGCATGCTGTGAGCCCCGCTTGCCTGGACTCTGAGCTGCGTTGAGAGCAGAAACTCGTGTCAAACGCCCACACGCTGCCCCTCTGGGTGGCAGTGACAAGACCAGAGATTTCCAGACCATCGGGGATCCAGCTTCCACTAAAATGTGGAGCCTTGGCGGATGTGCTGTACTTACTCAGTGATTGACTTCACAAAAGACCAGAGCTGGAAAGTGCTTCCCCAAAGCAACCGCCTTTCAACCTCAGAGGGAGAAACCAACCTAATGCCAGGGTAGGTTTGGTGAGAGGACAGGGAGACGGACTTGTCCAAAGCCATTTACCAGACTCTCAGCCCAGCACATTTCCATTCACAACCCCTCCTCTGTTGATTACCGATCTGGGCAAGAACTCCTCAGAGATCATGAATGGGCCCCAgagctttccttcctccctcattcTTAAGCAAGGAGACatcctggagaccccaaacctccAATCCCCAAAGGTCACACATGGGGGAGCCACTTACCTGTAGGAGCCTTTGTGGTCAGCCTTGCCCAGGCAGCTGGCAGAGGCTCCCTTCTGGTTGTCCTGGATGTCTTCAGGGTCTCCGGTGGGGTTGAGGGCTTAGCTAAAGCGAGGTTTGCTCCTCGGCTGCTGTTGGCGGAAGGAAGAGGGTCCCTGCTGGTGGGGAGGGGTCTTCGGGTTGTGCTCCCTGTGCCGAAAGTTTCTACAGGTGTTGAGTTCTTGATGGTAGCTATTTCCACAGGGCTATGGACCGAAGCTGAGGCCGTAGCCAAAGTAGTACCTTTGCCCATAGCTGATGCAGTCCCTGCAGAGACGGTCATTGATTCTGAGGCTGCAGTGTGGCTTGTTGTCTCAACAGAGAAAACTGCTGTGTCTTCCGAGGAGTGTGTGCTAACTGTCAGCAAAGTCCCATGGGAGGCAGAGGCTTTGGCTGCCGTTTTTCTTTCTGTGCTGTTATTGGTTGGTGAGGTCGGAACTGGCCTGCCAGGTATGCCTGCTTCTGTGGTGCCAGCTGTTGGCAAGGTCTTCACAGAGGTTGTGGTCTCAGCGATGTGTGAATGTGCTTCCGTGGAGTCAGGCAGAGCTGGTATCTCCAGGGTGGACGGGCCTTCTACTCCTTTTGTGGGGCTGCGATCTGTGTGGGAGAGGCCAGGAATCATGGCCGTGGCCTCTATTTCTATAACGCTGCAGTTGGTAACCTCGATGTCAGCGATGGTGTAGGAAACCCAGGCCTGAGCTGGAGCAGTGATCGCAGGTTCCCTGGCTAGTGGGATGGTGATGGTTCCAAGCGCGAGATCGGAGGAGGGACTGCTCTCCAAGGTCAGGGCCTCGGTTTCTGCAGAGGTGCCAGCCAAGGTCGGGACATCAATGGAGATCACGTTTACCTCTTCAGAGCTGGCATCAGTACAAAGGACATCAACGATGGCTCCTTTGTGACCACTTTCCCTAACAGCCTCAGCTGTGGTCATTTCCATGACTGCGCTGCTGCCACCTGTGGCTGACGTCTCCGTGGGGCTGGTGACAACCATGGGTTGGGCCAGGGTCACTGTTGTGGGAGAAATGTTCTTGGTATCCCTGGTTTCTGCTGCAGAAGTGGAGGCATCTGGGGCAGAAGACCCAGCAGAGATCTCAGGGCTTGGGGGTTGAGTTTCCCATGGACCGTGATCTGAAGTCTCtgtgacatctgtgctccagaagGCTCCCTCTGAGATGGTCCTCGCCTCTGCAGACACAGCAGACATTTCCATGTGGTTTGTTGTCCCCAATGGGCCTGGCAGCTGCACGGAGTGGGACTGACTGTGAGCCACAAATCCCATAGGACAAACTGGACATGTGCTCTCGCCCTCATGCCCAGAGCACCAcggggaggagggcagggaaaGGAAGCTTTATGACACCCGTTTCCATCTTTCTCAGCCAGGACGGGGAGAGGCGGAATCAAGACCACTTATAGGGGCCTGGCTGGTGGTGTCTGAAGCCCAGAGGAGCCCCTAGAGGCAGGCCTGTCCTAGAATCCTAGCTGAGGCTCAAGCTGCCGTTGGGGCAGAGTGTGTGCCTGGGAGCTAGGTGCAAAGTGAAAGCCCTTAAGTCATGAGAAAGGCCTGCCGCTCAGTCTTTAGAGGGAGCTGAGGCCCCACCCCGAGGCTTGTggagttgaaccactgacctcggtCAAGTTTTCTTCCTTTTCCAGAAGCTCCAGGGTGTCTTTCCTTATCTGAAACCTCCTCAGTCCTTTCAAGTCTGGGATTCTCAGGGACCCCTGCTAGGGGTATGTGGATTCCACCAGTCTTC harbors:
- the MUC20 gene encoding mucin-20 → MVVTSPTETSATGGSSAVMEMTTAEAVRESGHKGAIVDVLCTDASSEEVNVISIDVPTLAGTSAETEALTLESSPSSDLALGTITIPLAREPAITAPAQAWVSYTIADIEVTNCSVIEIEATAMIPGLSHTDRSPTKGVEGPSTLEIPALPDSTEAHSHIAETTTSVKTLPTAGTTEAGIPGRPVPTSPTNNSTERKTAAKASASHGTLLTVSTHSSEDTAVFSVETTSHTAASESMTVSAGTASAMGKGTTLATASASVHSPVEIATIKNSTPVETFGTGSTTRRPLPTSRDPLPSANSSRGANLALAKPSTPPETLKTSRTTRREPLPAAWARLTTKAPTGGDGGFLLLRLSVVSPEDLTGPRGVARLMKQYDI